In the Athene noctua chromosome 25, bAthNoc1.hap1.1, whole genome shotgun sequence genome, one interval contains:
- the LOC141970308 gene encoding 1-acyl-sn-glycerol-3-phosphate acyltransferase alpha-like, translated as MMEVLLLHGVLLLLPFAALMLFWYNATFHYFCKVGFFNFWIVAMATLLSPFAALRGRSVENMKLLRAAILPLKLFCGIKMQVRGSEHLNNKEPFVIVCNHQASLDLLGMVEIIPDRCVPIAKKELMYMGTVGWACWLSGIIFIDRHKREDAIDVISQTARTMRRENLRVLIFPEGTRNQNQSMLPFKRGAFHLAVQAQVPIFPIVISPYWDFFSSKEKRFTSGTCTIQILPRVETQGLSPKDVPELTETVRQAMADALAEMSANHRGDQHAEQPPLPRCAGASAGRGTGSSRCEEDTTTTSN; from the exons ATGATGGAGGTGCTCCTGCTCCACGGGGTgctgctcctccttcctttcGCAGCCCTGATGCTTTTCTGGTATAATGCCACCTTCCACTACTTCTGCAAGGTGGGCTTCTTCAACTTCTGGATTGTGGCAATGGCCACCCTCCTGTCCCCCTTTGCAGCTCTTCGGGGACGCTCTGTGGAGAACATGAA GCTCCTGCGTGCTGCTATCCTGCCCCTCAAACTCTTCTGTGGCATCAAGATGCAGGTGCGGGGCTCTGAGCATCTGAACAACAAGGAGCCCTTTGTGATAGTTTGCAACCACCAAGCTTCCCTTGACCTCCTGG GCATGGTTGAGATCATTCCTGACCGCTGTGTGCCCATTGCCAAGAAGGAGCTCATGTACATGGGCACCGTGGGGTGGGCCTGCTGGCTCAGTGGCATCATCTTCATCGACCGCCACAAAAGAGAAGATGCAATCGATGTCATCTCTCAGACGGCCAGGACCATGCGGCGTGAAAAT CTCCGAGTGCTGATTTTCCCTGAAGGCACCAGGAACCAGAACCAATCTATGTTGCCCTTCAAGCGCGGGGCTTTCCACTTGGCTGTGCAGGCTCAG GTTCCCATTTTCCCCATCGTGATCTCCCCATACTGGGACTTCTTCAGCTCCAAGGAAAAGAGATTCACCTCTG gAACATGCACAATCCAGATCCTCCCCAGGGTAGAAACCCAGGGGCTGAGCCCAAAGGATGTCCCTGAACTGACAGAGACTGTCCGCCAGGCCATGGCTGATGCCCTCGCTGAGATGTCTGCAAATCACCGTGGGGACCAGCACGCGGAGCAGCCTCCGCTGCCGCGCTGTGCTGGGGCCAGTGCTGGCAGGGGGACGGGCAGCTCACGGTGCGAGGAGGACACGACCACGACCAGCAATTAG
- the PRR29 gene encoding proline-rich protein 29 produces the protein MEVGAVGDPRGVWGDTPAGTYVIPHGLQPERSPHEAVAVPQQPVVILQQLPGTVGALAPITRPSHVRGDLIKLMMLQNSQMHQVVMNSLAVSALTSFGFGPSPATAQVMAVPFQTGEEEEAVVFHHHYIPYPSPAPILEWPVPARDRRRAAVRYLGTGSLAEDGEVSAVPPPPPPSATGTVGANIPPASEYYDVMEERL, from the exons ATGGAGGTGGGGGCAGTGGGGGACCCCCGTGGGGTCTGGGGGGACACCCCAGCAGGGACCTATGTCATCCCTCACGGG CTCCAACCTGAGCGATCTCCCCATGAAGCCGTGGCAGTGCCCCAGCAGCCGGTGGTGATCCTCCAGCAGCTTCCCGGGACCGTGGGTGCCCTGGCCCCCATCACCAGACCCTCGCACGTCCGGGGAG ATTTAATCAAGTTGATGATGCTTCAAAACTCCCAAATGCACCAGGTGGTGATGAACAGCCTGGCTGTATCAGCACTGACATCCTTTGGGTTTGGGCCATCCCCAGCCACTGCCCAG GTGATGGCAGTGCCTTTTCAGAccggagaggaagaggaggctgtgGTTTTCCACCATCATTACATCCCTTACCCCAGTCCTGCTCCTATCCTGGAGTGGCCAGTCCCAGCACGGGATCGGAGACGGGCAGCTGTGCGGTACCTGGGCACAGGCTCGTTAGCGGAGGATGGGGAGGT CAGCGCAGtgcctccccctccaccccccagtGCCACAGGGACAGTGGGGGCCAACATTCCACCGGCATCAG AGTACTACGACGTTATGGAGGAGAGGCTGTGA